From Alteromonas sp. RKMC-009, one genomic window encodes:
- a CDS encoding HAD family hydrolase: MTSPRAISQSTRAILFDHDGTLIDSEQVHYEIWRTVLRQHGVSLSEAFYSDVMAGIPVAQNAVDAVTMFNLPVAAESLAEEKHEQTRRYLAGQPFPLMPHAVQTIKKCYQSGYQLAIVTGGSRISVERTLEARNLRHMFSATVSVEDVTDSKPAPDCYLLAMKKLGRQPHECVAVEDTEHGMRAAVNAGVPCVVIPTVHSAGHNFNDATSRYSSLQAWWMLES; the protein is encoded by the coding sequence ATGACATCTCCCCGTGCAATCAGCCAGTCAACCCGCGCCATTTTGTTCGATCATGACGGTACCCTCATTGATTCTGAACAGGTGCATTATGAAATCTGGCGAACCGTGCTCCGCCAGCATGGTGTGAGCCTGAGTGAAGCTTTTTACAGTGATGTAATGGCCGGTATTCCTGTTGCCCAAAACGCGGTTGATGCAGTGACAATGTTTAATCTGCCCGTTGCCGCAGAAAGTCTGGCGGAAGAAAAACATGAACAAACCCGCCGGTATCTTGCCGGGCAGCCTTTTCCTCTGATGCCTCACGCGGTACAGACCATTAAAAAGTGTTACCAGAGCGGCTATCAACTGGCCATTGTGACCGGTGGAAGCCGTATTTCAGTAGAGCGCACGCTGGAGGCCCGGAACCTTCGTCATATGTTTTCCGCAACAGTATCCGTTGAAGATGTGACTGACAGCAAGCCGGCACCGGATTGCTATTTACTCGCCATGAAAAAGCTGGGACGCCAACCCCATGAATGTGTAGCCGTTGAAGACACTGAACATGGTATGCGGGCAGCGGTGAACGCCGGTGTGCCATGCGTCGTTATACCCACTGTCCATTCAGCCGGACACAATTTTAACGATGCCACATCCAGATATTCATCCCTTCAGGCATGGTGGATGTTAGAGTCCTGA
- a CDS encoding GGDEF domain-containing protein: MDLFTLSLCTVLLSAMMAITLSALFLTNTADKAMRDWSLAGVCFLACSLLILVASVRTVPWLLTPVLSNTLYIAAHGFVLSGITSQTRSVNSHLSIGVFSAFVLLMHFNDAISSNVEFRMLAIYPVMLTLNLLSVFHLWRFRHSAHGKSYWAVMTIILLFIVHTAGSAVAILLFPDHLEFLGNDIIQTTNSLVVLLYISGLTLGLIFVHAWKREVTLKTVSRTDALTGWFNRHALNESASREFIRCQRNQLSFAFVTFDIDFFKNVNDQYGHTTGDRAIRHIANVAREATREYDYHFRLGGEEFVIMLAGLKVSDVKAIAERVRFAIQSTPLCMVTESLPLSVSVGMATMEQGDLGWHVVLERADDALYAAKKGGRNNTRFLTANALSLVKG, translated from the coding sequence ATGGACTTGTTTACGCTTTCCCTCTGCACGGTTTTACTAAGTGCAATGATGGCTATTACGCTGTCAGCTCTCTTTCTGACCAACACCGCTGATAAAGCTATGCGTGACTGGTCCCTGGCCGGTGTATGTTTTCTTGCCTGCAGCCTGTTAATCCTTGTTGCGTCAGTTCGCACCGTTCCCTGGCTTCTTACCCCTGTATTATCTAACACACTGTACATCGCCGCCCATGGTTTTGTGCTCAGCGGGATTACATCCCAAACCCGCTCGGTGAACAGCCACCTTTCCATTGGCGTGTTTTCAGCTTTTGTTTTGCTGATGCATTTTAACGATGCAATCAGCAGCAATGTGGAATTCCGCATGCTGGCCATTTACCCGGTTATGCTGACATTAAACCTGCTGAGCGTCTTCCACTTGTGGCGCTTCAGACACTCGGCCCATGGTAAGAGTTATTGGGCTGTCATGACGATTATTCTGCTTTTCATTGTTCACACCGCCGGCAGTGCTGTGGCAATTCTTCTTTTCCCTGACCACCTTGAGTTCCTTGGTAACGATATTATTCAGACCACTAATTCACTGGTTGTGCTGTTGTACATTTCCGGCCTGACACTGGGATTAATATTTGTTCACGCCTGGAAACGGGAAGTCACCCTTAAAACCGTATCCAGAACCGACGCGCTTACCGGCTGGTTTAACCGTCATGCCCTGAATGAATCTGCCAGCAGAGAATTTATCCGCTGCCAGCGTAATCAGCTATCCTTCGCGTTTGTGACTTTCGACATCGATTTTTTTAAAAATGTAAACGACCAGTACGGACACACAACCGGTGACAGAGCCATTCGTCATATTGCGAATGTCGCCAGGGAAGCCACACGGGAGTACGACTATCACTTCCGTCTTGGCGGCGAGGAATTTGTGATCATGCTGGCAGGGCTGAAAGTCAGCGATGTGAAAGCCATTGCTGAACGGGTGCGGTTCGCTATTCAGTCAACGCCCTTGTGTATGGTAACCGAATCCCTTCCCTTGTCTGTCAGTGTGGGAATGGCCACCATGGAACAGGGCGATCTCGGCTGGCATGTGGTGCTGGAAAGAGCTGATGACGCACTCTATGCGGCGAAAAAAGGCGGACGGAATAACACCCGCTTTCTTACCGCAAATGCGTTGTCACTGGTCAAGGGCTGA
- a CDS encoding LysE family translocator: MSGIQNFEAFVLASIMLNLIPGPDTFYILGRSMAQGKRTGIASALGISAGAVCHTLMAAVGLSALITASPVAFTAVKWAGAAYLVYMGIKMVLTRQSGLGGNGPLTDQSFGGVFRQGLITNALNPKVALFFLAFLPQFIAPDSTSHFTSFLLLGLTFVVTSSVYGLCLATASAFISKKLRENPAYLNYLNKFTGTLLVGLGVRLALDK; encoded by the coding sequence ATGTCCGGTATTCAAAATTTTGAAGCCTTTGTGCTAGCCAGCATTATGCTGAACCTGATCCCCGGCCCGGACACTTTCTATATTCTGGGCAGAAGTATGGCGCAGGGTAAACGTACGGGTATTGCATCTGCACTGGGCATTTCTGCCGGTGCGGTTTGTCATACGCTTATGGCGGCGGTGGGTCTGTCTGCATTAATCACTGCCTCACCGGTTGCGTTTACAGCCGTAAAATGGGCAGGCGCCGCTTACCTGGTGTATATGGGAATTAAAATGGTGCTCACCCGTCAGTCGGGGTTGGGCGGTAACGGTCCGCTCACAGATCAGAGTTTTGGCGGCGTATTTCGCCAGGGCCTGATAACCAACGCACTGAACCCGAAAGTTGCTTTGTTTTTCCTTGCTTTTCTGCCTCAGTTTATTGCACCTGACAGTACCAGTCACTTCACCAGCTTTCTGCTTCTGGGGCTGACTTTCGTCGTCACCAGTTCAGTATATGGCCTGTGCCTGGCGACGGCATCAGCCTTTATCAGTAAAAAACTGCGGGAAAACCCGGCATACCTGAATTATTTAAACAAATTTACCGGCACATTACTGGTAGGCCTGGGTGTCAGGCTGGCACTGGATAAATAA
- a CDS encoding PAS domain-containing sensor histidine kinase has translation MKDISLHDNGFEAVFRASKDGLGIFREGIFFDCNQSMLDLVGIADKEQFIGLTPFDFSPEYQPDGQVSAEKGAKLIERCMEEGSLRFEWLHSKFSGEPFWAEVIITKMMMNDEVVVHANWRDISEKKNLELEIAAQKDAFETLFNESVDGLCLLTSEHYLDCNRAFLDQLGFSTKEDIICLTPMDISPEYQPDGRPSEEAAVEIIENAFNKGSVRFEWVHKKACGSEFWCEIIVTRITLGGDDVLYAITRDISEKKALELQIVERNAALKDSNASLETMINDLKQTQDKLIESEKMASLGSLVAGVAHEINTPVGIGLTGVTQLMEECTDIRQRYEKGSLTENDFEDFLNSANEIADIVKKNLVRTAHLVRSFKQVAVDQTSEEDREVNLKQYFDEVVFSLASVLRKASVVVDIHCPDNLNVITNPGLLSQVLTNLIVNSVNHGFSERDSGHIAMTLSELNSHEFLLVYKDNGKGISEENAPKIFDPFFTTRRGTGGTGLGLNITYNIITNALGGSIKCRSKEGEGVEFTIQFKVTDRLL, from the coding sequence ATGAAAGACATCAGCTTACACGATAACGGATTTGAGGCCGTTTTCAGGGCCTCAAAAGATGGTCTGGGTATTTTCCGCGAAGGTATATTCTTCGATTGTAATCAGTCGATGCTGGATCTGGTCGGTATCGCTGATAAAGAACAGTTCATCGGCCTGACACCTTTCGATTTTTCCCCTGAATATCAGCCTGACGGTCAGGTGTCGGCTGAGAAAGGCGCAAAGCTCATTGAGCGTTGTATGGAGGAGGGGAGTTTACGGTTTGAATGGCTGCATTCTAAATTCAGCGGAGAGCCATTCTGGGCGGAGGTCATCATCACAAAAATGATGATGAACGACGAAGTTGTGGTGCATGCAAACTGGCGGGATATTTCTGAAAAGAAAAACCTTGAACTGGAAATCGCTGCACAGAAAGATGCCTTTGAAACACTATTCAATGAGTCAGTAGACGGATTATGCCTGCTCACCAGCGAGCACTATCTGGATTGCAACCGCGCCTTTCTCGATCAACTGGGATTCAGTACAAAAGAGGACATTATTTGTCTGACGCCCATGGATATTTCGCCCGAATATCAGCCGGATGGCCGGCCGTCTGAAGAGGCTGCCGTAGAGATCATCGAAAACGCATTTAATAAAGGCAGTGTGCGGTTCGAATGGGTGCACAAAAAAGCCTGCGGGTCCGAATTCTGGTGCGAAATTATTGTCACCCGAATTACTCTTGGCGGAGATGATGTGCTGTACGCCATCACCAGGGATATATCTGAAAAGAAAGCACTGGAATTACAAATTGTAGAGCGCAATGCGGCTCTGAAAGACTCCAATGCCAGTCTTGAAACCATGATCAATGATTTGAAGCAAACTCAGGATAAGTTAATCGAGTCGGAGAAAATGGCCAGTTTAGGGTCACTGGTGGCGGGGGTGGCTCACGAAATAAATACGCCGGTAGGCATTGGCCTGACGGGGGTAACCCAATTAATGGAAGAGTGCACAGATATCCGTCAGCGTTACGAGAAAGGCAGCCTGACAGAAAACGACTTCGAAGACTTCCTTAACAGTGCCAATGAAATCGCTGATATCGTGAAAAAGAATCTGGTAAGAACCGCTCATCTGGTGAGAAGCTTCAAGCAAGTTGCGGTGGACCAGACCAGCGAGGAAGACCGCGAGGTGAACCTGAAGCAATACTTCGATGAAGTGGTGTTCAGTCTTGCCTCGGTGTTACGAAAAGCCAGTGTCGTGGTTGATATTCATTGCCCTGATAATCTCAATGTTATTACTAACCCGGGTTTGTTGTCTCAGGTACTGACCAATCTTATAGTCAATTCAGTCAATCACGGTTTCAGTGAGCGTGACAGCGGACATATTGCCATGACGCTCAGTGAGCTGAACAGTCACGAATTTTTGCTGGTGTACAAAGATAACGGTAAAGGGATCAGCGAGGAAAATGCACCGAAAATCTTCGACCCGTTTTTTACTACGCGGCGGGGTACCGGCGGCACCGGACTCGGGCTAAATATCACTTACAATATTATTACGAATGCATTGGGCGGAAGCATCAAATGCAGAAGCAAAGAAGGCGAAGGCGTAGAGTTTACCATTCAGTTCAAAGTGACTGACCGGCTGTTGTAA
- a CDS encoding GNAT family N-acetyltransferase produces MLNWQCLTFGELTTTQLYALVQARINVFVVEQNCPYPELDDKDTQAGVRHLLGYENGDIVAYARLLPPGLSYPSVSIGRVLTTSQCRGSGQGYTLIEKALAYCAEYWPEQDIEIGAQEHLAGFYGKFGFTPTSTMYLEDGIPHIDMKLTR; encoded by the coding sequence ATGCTCAACTGGCAATGCCTGACTTTCGGTGAGCTAACAACCACCCAACTGTACGCCCTGGTTCAGGCACGAATAAATGTGTTTGTCGTAGAGCAAAATTGTCCTTATCCTGAGCTGGATGATAAAGATACTCAGGCCGGTGTTCGTCACCTGCTTGGTTATGAGAACGGAGACATAGTCGCCTACGCCAGGTTGTTACCGCCCGGGCTCAGCTATCCTTCAGTCAGTATTGGCAGGGTGCTGACAACCAGCCAGTGTCGCGGTTCGGGACAGGGATACACTCTGATCGAAAAAGCATTAGCGTACTGCGCTGAATATTGGCCGGAGCAGGATATTGAAATCGGCGCACAGGAACATCTGGCAGGTTTCTACGGAAAATTTGGCTTTACGCCGACATCCACCATGTATCTGGAAGACGGTATTCCCCATATTGATATGAAACTCACCCGTTAA